The sequence tgtgttcATGGTGATCTtgtccctttttatttttatgcttttttttttaatttggtgaGGAAaaaattgtgtgtgtgttttgttcTTTCAAGTGAATGTAATTAGGCAAcatgatttttcttattatgtGGATACTTTTGGTGTTAATTATGATCCACActcaaaattgatttttttttttttttaaataaggtggataaaccacaaatttactAAAACAGAGAGACTCAAACTTGAATTTGAGTACATAAATACTTAAGATTTCTTCTGaagattctaattttttttatcttgaattCTTAATCTCTACTCCCTAGTACTTTTTTCCTTTCTAATTTGAGCACAGGAATGGTTTTCATCTTTTGGTTTTGTTCTTCCTATATCgtcttgttttcatttctgaAACATTTGCATTCTTGCATGAGATCTATGTCACAACTTGTGAATTTAATTTTAAGCACTTGTTGGTGTCTGTGTTTggacaatgaaaaacaagttGGTTTagaaacatgcatgcatgtgtttATTGTCATGAATATCCAAAGGTTTGGGAGTGCTTAATTTCTGTTAATTATCAAATGATGGCAAATTCCTTGATGTATTCTTATCATGTAATAACTTGATTGTGTGTTTGATGACAATCAAATACTCTTGACTCAattgaaattttatgaaaatgcAGGTTGTTTGggacaagtttttttttccattcaaatCTGAGTGTATAATTATAAAGCATGGGTGATAATTCTGCAACGCGGTCGTTGCTGTCAGGGCTATTAGATCCTTCATATCATGCACAAAATCACTCTGATAGCAAAAAAAGAAGGTTTCGCCGTTGTCGAACCATCCCTTCATTAGACCTTGGTGTAGAGCCTCACAAGGATAACAACTTGTTTCCCGGCTCCAACTTCATATTAAGTAAACTCCGACCGAGCTTTAAGCAAGTAGCGCTTTTCTTAGTTCTCTATCTAGGAGCCGGCGTCACTTGTTTCTACATTGTGAGGAATCAAATCAAGGGAGACAAAACAAATGGAGTCCTTGATGCATTATATTTCTGCGTCGTCACAATGACCACAGTCGGCTATGGTGATCTCGTTCCCGATAGTGTCGCCGCAAAACTTTTAGCTTGTGTGTTTGTCTTCACCGGCATGGCAATTGTCGCCCTCTTTATCAGTCAAGCTGCTGATTACATTGTCGAAAAGCAAGAGATTTTGCTTGTCAAAGCAGTGAACCACAGTAACAAGGTCGGTGAGGCGCATATGCTTAGAGAGATTGAGATTAACAGGTCAAAGTACAAGTTCATAATGACTACCTTGTCTCTCCTGGTTCTCATAACTATTGGGACTCTGTTCTTGTTGAAGATTGAAGGATTAAGTCTTGTGGATTCTTTCTATTGTGTTTGTTCGACGATTACAACTCTGGGTTACGGAGACAAAAGCTTCTCAACTGAAGGCGGTCGAATCTTTGCCGTGTTCTGGATACTGACTAGTACTATATTTGTGGCTCAATTTTTTCTCTACCTCGCGGAACTAAGAACAGAGCAACGACAGAAGTTGCTTGCGAAGTGGGTACTCACCCGGAGGATGACATTTGTAGATCTTGCAGCAGCTGACCTCGATGAGGATGGCGCTCTCGGGTAAGCAAATTCCCAATCAAGTGCTCTATAACTTGCATCGGATTTTAATTCTTTGGATATTTATGGTTtctgttgttcttcattttctcttcaGAGCAGCTGAGTTCATCATATATAAGCTCAAAGAGTTGGGGAAGATCAGCCAAGAAGACATAGCGGTCGTGATGGAGGAGTTCGAGGATCTTGATGTCGATCAGTCGGGCAAA comes from Dioscorea cayenensis subsp. rotundata cultivar TDr96_F1 chromosome 15, TDr96_F1_v2_PseudoChromosome.rev07_lg8_w22 25.fasta, whole genome shotgun sequence and encodes:
- the LOC120276794 gene encoding two pore potassium channel a-like — translated: MGDNSATRSLLSGLLDPSYHAQNHSDSKKRRFRRCRTIPSLDLGVEPHKDNNLFPGSNFILSKLRPSFKQVALFLVLYLGAGVTCFYIVRNQIKGDKTNGVLDALYFCVVTMTTVGYGDLVPDSVAAKLLACVFVFTGMAIVALFISQAADYIVEKQEILLVKAVNHSNKVGEAHMLREIEINRSKYKFIMTTLSLLVLITIGTLFLLKIEGLSLVDSFYCVCSTITTLGYGDKSFSTEGGRIFAVFWILTSTIFVAQFFLYLAELRTEQRQKLLAKWVLTRRMTFVDLAAADLDEDGALGAAEFIIYKLKELGKISQEDIAVVMEEFEDLDVDQSGKISATDLINAQGYP